A single window of Cyanobium sp. AMD-g DNA harbors:
- a CDS encoding Nif11-like leader peptide family natural product precursor: protein MSKSQLNAFLTKVAADPALKARVDAAADSDAVVAIALSEGHLFSPATLKRSERG from the coding sequence ATGTCGAAATCTCAGCTCAACGCCTTTTTGACGAAGGTGGCAGCGGATCCAGCCCTCAAGGCCCGGGTGGATGCCGCTGCCGACTCCGATGCCGTTGTGGCGATCGCCCTCAGCGAAGGCCACCTCTTCTCGCCAGCCACCCTGAAACGGTCCGAACGGGGCTGA
- a CDS encoding YciI family protein — MPWFIKTEVFCQPRELVTPHLRAHLAWVSELRNRGELVSSGYLVDAEGRPGGGGLMIFQAEDHAAAEAFVLQDPMILSGCVTWQLQGWIPSVGDIRMA, encoded by the coding sequence ATGCCCTGGTTCATCAAGACCGAAGTGTTCTGCCAGCCCCGTGAGTTGGTGACGCCCCATCTCCGGGCGCATCTGGCGTGGGTGAGCGAGCTTCGGAACCGCGGCGAGCTTGTCAGCAGTGGTTATCTCGTGGATGCCGAAGGCCGGCCTGGTGGTGGTGGTCTGATGATTTTTCAGGCCGAGGATCATGCGGCTGCTGAAGCGTTTGTGTTGCAGGATCCAATGATCCTCAGCGGCTGTGTGACCTGGCAGTTACAGGGGTGGATCCCTTCGGTTGGTGACATTCGGATGGCCTGA
- the hisB gene encoding imidazoleglycerol-phosphate dehydratase HisB: MIQIWPVAFARVTISSSRTGPARTGEIHRVTGETDVHIALDLDGTGRCQVATGVPFLDHMLHQLASHGLLDLEITARGDTHIDDHHTNEDVGIALGQALAQALADRRGIRRFGHFLAPLDEALVQVALDCSGRPHLSYDLAIPAQRIGTYDTELVREFFVAVANNAGLTLHIRQLAGVNSHHIVEACFKAFSRALDQAVEIDPRRGGAVPSSKGVLERAGAGGNPAGGD; this comes from the coding sequence ATGATTCAGATCTGGCCCGTCGCCTTCGCCCGCGTGACCATCAGCTCTTCGCGAACCGGCCCTGCGCGCACGGGCGAGATCCATCGCGTCACCGGCGAGACGGATGTCCACATCGCGCTTGATCTCGATGGCACCGGTCGATGCCAGGTGGCCACGGGTGTCCCCTTCCTCGACCACATGCTCCACCAACTCGCCAGCCATGGCCTGCTGGACCTGGAGATCACCGCCAGGGGCGACACCCACATCGACGACCACCACACCAACGAAGATGTGGGGATCGCGCTGGGTCAGGCCCTCGCCCAGGCCCTGGCGGACCGGCGCGGCATCCGGCGCTTCGGTCACTTCCTGGCTCCCCTGGATGAAGCGCTTGTGCAGGTGGCGCTCGACTGCTCCGGCAGGCCCCACCTCAGTTACGACCTGGCCATCCCCGCCCAGCGCATCGGCACCTACGACACCGAACTGGTGCGGGAGTTCTTCGTGGCGGTGGCCAACAACGCCGGCCTCACCCTCCACATCCGTCAGCTGGCGGGGGTGAACTCCCACCACATCGTCGAGGCCTGCTTCAAGGCGTTCTCGCGCGCCCTTGATCAGGCTGTGGAGATCGATCCTCGCCGCGGCGGTGCCGTGCCCAGCAGCAAGGGCGTGCTGGAGCGGGCCGGGGCTGGAGGCAATCCAGCCGGTGGCGACTAG
- the fabI gene encoding enoyl-ACP reductase FabI, which produces MLLDLRGKKALVTGIANNRSIAWGIAQQLAAAGCELGITYLPDDRGRFEGKVRELTAPLNPTLFEPLDVQNPAQIEALFQRIAEQWGSLDVLVHCLAFAGKDELVGDFSAISPEGFARALEVSAYSLAPLCRHAKPLFSQGASVITLSYLGAERAIPNYNVMGVAKAALEASVRYLAAELGPEQQVRVNAISAGPIRTLASSAIGGILDMIHNVEAKAPLRRTVTQDEVGATAAFLASPLASGITGQVIYVDAGYCITGM; this is translated from the coding sequence ATGCTCCTTGATCTGCGCGGCAAGAAGGCCCTCGTCACCGGCATCGCCAACAACCGCTCGATCGCCTGGGGCATCGCCCAGCAGCTGGCCGCGGCGGGCTGCGAACTGGGCATCACCTACCTGCCAGACGACCGGGGCCGTTTCGAGGGCAAGGTGCGCGAACTCACCGCGCCCCTGAACCCCACCCTGTTCGAGCCCCTGGACGTGCAGAACCCGGCCCAGATCGAGGCCCTGTTCCAGCGCATCGCCGAGCAGTGGGGCTCGCTGGATGTGCTGGTCCACTGCCTGGCCTTCGCCGGCAAGGACGAGCTGGTGGGGGATTTCAGCGCCATCAGTCCAGAGGGCTTCGCCCGGGCGCTGGAGGTGAGCGCCTATTCCCTGGCGCCACTGTGCCGCCACGCCAAGCCCCTGTTCAGCCAGGGGGCCAGCGTCATCACCCTGAGCTACCTGGGCGCCGAGCGGGCGATCCCCAATTACAACGTCATGGGGGTGGCCAAGGCGGCCCTGGAGGCCTCGGTGCGCTATCTGGCGGCGGAGCTGGGCCCCGAGCAGCAGGTGCGGGTGAATGCCATCAGCGCCGGCCCGATCCGCACCCTGGCCAGCTCGGCGATCGGCGGCATCCTCGACATGATCCATAACGTCGAGGCCAAGGCTCCGCTGCGCCGCACCGTCACCCAGGACGAGGTGGGCGCCACCGCCGCCTTCCTGGCCAGCCCCCTGGCCAGCGGCATCACCGGCCAGGTGATCTACGTGGATGCTGGCTATTGCATCACGGGGATGTGA
- the rdgB gene encoding RdgB/HAM1 family non-canonical purine NTP pyrophosphatase: MAGPVEPPATPTVLVIASGNAGKIREFAHLLASLPLAVRPQPDGLEVEETGTSFTANARLKAEAVARATGQWALADDSGLAVAALGGAPGVHSARYADSDTSRIARLLRELGAADQHRQAQGLPSDRRAAFVAALAVADPSGVIRLEVEGRCDGVILESPRGRGGFGYDPVFFVPSEGLSYAEMDKGLKGRIGHRGRAFALLEPQLQNLLLRPT, translated from the coding sequence ATGGCCGGCCCAGTCGAGCCCCCGGCAACGCCCACCGTGCTGGTGATCGCCAGCGGCAATGCCGGCAAGATCAGGGAGTTCGCCCATCTGCTGGCCTCCCTGCCCCTGGCGGTGCGGCCCCAGCCCGACGGCCTGGAGGTGGAGGAAACGGGCACCAGCTTCACCGCCAATGCCCGGCTGAAGGCCGAGGCGGTGGCCCGCGCCACCGGCCAGTGGGCCCTGGCCGACGACTCGGGCCTGGCGGTGGCGGCCCTGGGCGGCGCCCCCGGGGTGCATTCGGCCCGCTATGCCGACAGCGACACCTCCCGGATCGCCCGGCTGCTGAGGGAACTGGGCGCTGCTGATCAGCACCGCCAGGCGCAGGGCCTGCCATCGGATCGCCGGGCGGCCTTCGTGGCTGCCCTGGCGGTGGCCGATCCCAGCGGAGTGATCCGCCTGGAGGTGGAGGGCCGCTGCGACGGGGTGATCCTGGAGTCCCCGAGGGGCCGCGGCGGTTTCGGCTACGACCCGGTGTTCTTCGTGCCCTCCGAGGGCCTGAGCTACGCCGAGATGGACAAGGGGCTCAAGGGCCGGATCGGTCACCGGGGCAGGGCCTTTGCCCTGCTGGAACCGCAGCTTCAAAACCTGCTGTTACGCCCCACTTGA
- a CDS encoding glycosyltransferase family 32 protein → MPIPKIIHQTFDVYHRLPDSLKENCKAIAAMNSDCEYHFYEEKEIAALILNNFGAEVYGRYKRINPSFAAARSDLFRYLCIYSYGGIYLDVKADVRRPVFESIRRDDDYILSQWDQSEGSAHVGWGSHPELGGARSFQQWVLMASPHHPFLAAVIATVLKRIDDFNAFHYLRNSWSAVIHTTGEEPYTKAILDVMDQHPHRLVSMERDFDIAYSIFGSSGRDVFHHQKLYSSYALQTAPLIQQKWPISWLFSLISGLRQFSRLAKSMLAAGK, encoded by the coding sequence ATGCCAATCCCCAAGATTATTCACCAGACATTTGATGTCTACCATAGACTTCCAGACTCGCTGAAAGAGAACTGCAAGGCCATTGCAGCCATGAACAGTGATTGCGAGTATCACTTTTACGAAGAGAAGGAGATCGCCGCTCTCATCCTGAACAACTTTGGAGCAGAGGTCTATGGACGATACAAACGCATCAATCCATCATTCGCAGCGGCAAGGTCAGACCTCTTTCGCTACCTCTGCATCTACTCCTACGGAGGCATTTACCTCGACGTCAAAGCGGATGTGCGCAGGCCTGTTTTTGAATCCATTCGTCGAGATGACGACTACATTTTATCCCAATGGGACCAATCTGAAGGCAGTGCCCATGTCGGTTGGGGCAGTCATCCAGAGCTGGGCGGCGCACGCTCGTTCCAGCAATGGGTGCTGATGGCCTCACCGCATCATCCCTTTCTGGCTGCGGTCATCGCCACCGTCCTGAAACGCATCGATGACTTCAACGCCTTCCACTACTTACGCAACTCCTGGTCAGCCGTGATCCATACCACCGGCGAGGAGCCTTACACGAAAGCCATTCTCGACGTGATGGATCAGCACCCCCATCGACTGGTCAGCATGGAGAGGGATTTCGACATCGCCTACAGCATCTTTGGCTCCAGTGGCCGCGATGTGTTTCATCATCAAAAACTTTATTCGAGTTACGCCCTTCAGACAGCTCCGCTTATCCAGCAGAAATGGCCTATCTCGTGGCTCTTCTCCCTGATCAGCGGGCTGCGCCAGTTTTCAAGACTGGCCAAGTCCATGCTGGCTGCGGGGAAGTGA
- a CDS encoding TM0106 family RecB-like putative nuclease: MPQSPDSPVLTDRLLRSWVRCRRRAWLDLHGPSEEQSWSAHRALALDDQLRSFQSLLPQRPGHGEAACRAGAPGVVGLRLVGTGPRGLRLEAHPSLLERVEEPSRWGDHSYRPVLARQGRRLTREHRVLLALWGRLLAEHQRAPVSHGLVVAGADRGLERERLALGGSLQRQLDESLERLALELVRREPPPLVSDRKKCTLCSWRGACDRVAAAEGHLSEVSGIGGKRRELLLELGITSLDQLAAADPDRLAEDLAVHSEQHREVAPKLVAQARVQRQGVPQRSGEATGPALPELAVAPGVLLYDIESDPDARDDFLHGLVRLERGPDGRWPGAPGPGEILGRYQPLMALHEHGEALLWRRLRTLLARYPDWPVLHYGETESVSLLRLAERQGASDAERERLRARLVDVHQRLRRHWLLPVNSYGLKTVAGWLGFSWSQKGVDGARCLLWWRQWREGSGGPRRPSRDALARKLQRIFRYNQDDSLATWAVVRWLLDQDALVSPAPPPAPTGGV, encoded by the coding sequence ATGCCCCAGTCCCCGGACAGTCCCGTCCTGACCGACCGCCTGCTGCGCAGCTGGGTGCGCTGTCGTCGTCGGGCCTGGCTCGACCTCCACGGCCCGTCCGAGGAGCAGTCGTGGAGCGCCCATCGCGCCCTGGCTCTTGACGATCAGCTGCGCAGTTTCCAGAGCCTGTTGCCGCAGCGCCCCGGCCACGGGGAGGCGGCCTGCCGGGCCGGTGCGCCCGGTGTGGTGGGTCTGCGGCTGGTGGGAACCGGCCCCCGCGGCCTGCGGCTGGAAGCCCACCCGAGCCTGCTGGAGCGGGTCGAGGAGCCCAGCCGCTGGGGCGACCACAGCTACCGGCCGGTGCTGGCCCGCCAGGGCCGGCGCCTCACCCGTGAACACCGCGTGCTGCTTGCCCTCTGGGGCCGGTTGCTGGCGGAGCACCAACGGGCCCCGGTGTCCCATGGCCTGGTGGTGGCGGGGGCCGACCGGGGGTTGGAGCGGGAGCGGCTGGCCCTCGGGGGCTCGCTGCAGCGACAGCTGGACGAGAGCCTGGAGCGGCTGGCCCTTGAGCTGGTCCGCCGCGAGCCGCCGCCCCTGGTCAGCGATCGCAAGAAATGCACCCTCTGCAGCTGGCGCGGGGCCTGTGACCGGGTCGCGGCCGCCGAGGGGCACCTGAGCGAGGTGAGCGGCATCGGCGGCAAGCGCCGCGAGCTCCTGCTGGAGCTGGGCATCACCAGCCTCGACCAGCTGGCGGCGGCCGATCCGGATCGTCTGGCTGAGGACCTGGCCGTCCACAGCGAGCAGCACCGGGAGGTGGCCCCCAAGCTGGTGGCCCAGGCCAGGGTGCAACGGCAGGGCGTGCCGCAGCGCAGCGGCGAGGCGACAGGCCCTGCCCTGCCCGAGCTGGCGGTGGCCCCCGGCGTGCTCCTCTACGACATCGAGTCCGATCCCGATGCCCGCGATGACTTCCTGCACGGCCTGGTGCGGCTGGAGCGCGGTCCGGACGGCCGCTGGCCCGGGGCCCCGGGCCCGGGGGAGATCCTGGGCCGCTACCAGCCCCTGATGGCCCTGCACGAGCACGGGGAGGCTCTTCTCTGGCGGCGCCTGCGCACCCTGCTGGCCCGCTATCCCGACTGGCCCGTCCTCCATTACGGCGAGACTGAATCGGTGTCCCTGCTGCGCCTGGCCGAGCGCCAGGGAGCCAGCGACGCGGAGCGGGAGCGGCTGCGGGCCCGGCTGGTGGATGTTCATCAGCGGCTGCGTCGCCACTGGCTGCTGCCGGTGAACAGCTACGGGTTGAAGACCGTGGCGGGCTGGCTGGGTTTCAGCTGGAGCCAGAAGGGGGTCGACGGCGCCCGCTGCCTGCTCTGGTGGCGCCAGTGGCGGGAGGGTTCCGGCGGACCGCGGCGTCCGAGCCGGGACGCTCTGGCACGCAAGCTGCAACGGATCTTCCGCTACAACCAGGACGACAGCCTCGCCACCTGGGCGGTGGTGCGCTGGCTGCTGGATCAGGACGCCCTGGTGTCCCCGGCACCCCCCCCAGCGCCGACTGGCGGCGTCTGA
- a CDS encoding carotenoid oxygenase family protein — translation MTVASPAGTASPAYDRSDWASSFANVSEELTDVPLVASRGTIPAALSGTLYRNGPGRLERGGHWVHHPFDGDGMITALRFTDGGAQLSNRFVRTEGWLAEEKAGTYLYRGVFGTPKPGGVLANAFDLRLKNIANTHVVRLGDQLLALWEASSPHALDPFSLETRGLTLLDGVLKPGEAFSAHPRFDPGHHGATRMVTFGVKAGPRSTVRLMEFAAEGSGAGTLLADSSHSFPGFAFLHDFAITPNWAVFLQNAIDFNPLPFVLGRKGAAQCLKSRPGARGQFWLIPRQDGAFAGQEPRVLEAPEGFVFHHLNAWEDGDAVVIDSIYYADFPSIGPDQDYKEVDFDRIPEGLLERCRLDLASGTVTATRLSERTCEFAMVAPARVGLESRYAWMAVAERDRGNDPLQALMKLDLQAGETRVWSAAPRGFVSEPIMVPRPGATDEDDGWVLGLFWNGARSASDLVVLDAATMEEQALLELPLAIPHGLHGSWVAA, via the coding sequence ATGACCGTTGCTTCCCCTGCTGGCACGGCTTCGCCTGCCTACGACCGCTCCGACTGGGCCAGTTCCTTCGCCAATGTCAGCGAAGAGCTGACGGACGTGCCCTTGGTGGCCAGCCGGGGCACCATCCCGGCCGCGTTGAGCGGCACCCTCTACCGCAACGGGCCCGGCCGGCTGGAACGGGGCGGCCACTGGGTGCATCACCCTTTCGATGGGGACGGGATGATCACCGCCCTGCGGTTCACCGACGGCGGGGCTCAGCTCAGCAACCGCTTCGTGCGTACGGAGGGCTGGTTGGCGGAGGAGAAGGCCGGCACCTATCTGTACCGCGGCGTGTTCGGCACACCCAAGCCGGGTGGGGTCCTGGCCAATGCTTTCGACCTGCGGCTCAAGAACATCGCCAACACCCACGTGGTGCGGCTCGGCGACCAGCTCCTCGCCCTCTGGGAGGCCAGCTCCCCCCATGCGCTGGATCCGTTCAGCCTCGAAACCCGGGGCCTGACCCTCCTGGATGGGGTCCTCAAGCCCGGTGAAGCCTTCAGCGCCCACCCCCGCTTCGACCCCGGTCACCACGGTGCCACCCGGATGGTCACCTTCGGCGTCAAGGCCGGACCACGCAGCACGGTGCGGCTGATGGAGTTCGCCGCTGAAGGTTCTGGGGCGGGCACCTTGCTGGCCGACTCCAGCCACAGCTTTCCGGGCTTCGCCTTCCTGCACGATTTCGCCATCACCCCCAACTGGGCGGTGTTCCTGCAGAACGCGATTGATTTCAACCCCCTCCCCTTTGTGCTCGGTCGTAAAGGGGCCGCCCAGTGCCTGAAATCCCGCCCCGGGGCCCGGGGCCAGTTCTGGTTGATCCCCCGCCAGGACGGGGCCTTCGCCGGCCAGGAGCCACGGGTCCTGGAGGCGCCCGAGGGATTCGTGTTCCACCACCTCAATGCCTGGGAAGACGGCGATGCTGTGGTGATTGACAGCATCTATTACGCCGATTTCCCCTCCATCGGCCCCGACCAGGACTACAAGGAAGTGGACTTCGATCGCATCCCGGAGGGGCTGCTCGAGCGTTGCCGACTGGATCTGGCCAGCGGCACAGTGACGGCCACGCGGCTGAGCGAGCGCACCTGCGAGTTCGCCATGGTGGCCCCGGCACGGGTGGGCCTGGAGAGTCGCTACGCCTGGATGGCCGTGGCCGAGCGCGACCGGGGTAACGACCCGCTGCAGGCTCTGATGAAACTGGATCTTCAGGCTGGCGAGACGCGGGTCTGGAGTGCGGCGCCGCGGGGCTTCGTCAGTGAGCCGATCATGGTGCCGCGGCCCGGTGCGACCGACGAGGATGACGGCTGGGTGCTGGGTCTGTTCTGGAACGGCGCCCGCAGCGCCAGCGATCTGGTGGTGCTGGATGCCGCCACCATGGAGGAGCAGGCCCTGCTGGAGCTGCCCCTGGCGATCCCCCATGGGTTGCATGGCAGCTGGGTGGCGGCCTGA
- a CDS encoding glycosyltransferase: protein MPEIPLNGAIPSKISPAKGPTLVYVLTTDCRDFYADMALVSMLSVGLSNPGITTVLLVDTISMGALQKYRHKLLKISDSIVTVDTPSGSALFRSRWLKTQVGQFVQGKVICLDVDTIVRSSIDWLNHFDSDFGAVADAPMLEAKQDTFNLLMSEKMGWNPKGTYYNSGFFYFVSSPAVTRFFETWHGLWQDSKDTINHQDQPSFNAAITRADFKEQELADSFNLQITQSWKNCQQSKVWHFWESRRMGGDILEELTHQSTHLSLDQLKDQVRHAVTKRTPAGYSNHLARVMDLLSIEPELQRRLLIQKSRLSRTQFLQWSLGKLVGR, encoded by the coding sequence ATGCCTGAGATCCCCTTGAACGGAGCAATCCCCAGCAAGATTTCGCCGGCAAAAGGGCCAACGCTCGTTTATGTGCTCACGACGGATTGCAGAGATTTCTACGCCGACATGGCCCTTGTTTCGATGCTGTCCGTTGGCCTTTCCAATCCAGGTATCACAACAGTGCTGCTGGTCGATACCATCAGCATGGGGGCGCTGCAGAAGTACCGTCACAAGCTCCTGAAAATCAGCGATTCAATCGTTACGGTCGACACCCCCTCAGGCTCAGCTTTGTTCCGAAGTCGCTGGCTCAAAACGCAGGTTGGTCAATTTGTCCAAGGGAAAGTGATTTGCCTGGATGTTGATACCATTGTAAGAAGCTCAATCGATTGGCTGAATCACTTCGACAGCGACTTCGGGGCCGTGGCCGATGCACCAATGCTGGAGGCTAAACAAGATACTTTTAATCTTCTAATGAGCGAAAAGATGGGCTGGAACCCAAAAGGCACTTACTACAATTCCGGATTTTTCTATTTCGTATCATCGCCGGCTGTGACTCGTTTTTTTGAGACGTGGCATGGGCTCTGGCAGGACTCCAAAGACACCATCAATCATCAAGACCAGCCATCCTTCAACGCCGCCATCACCCGTGCCGACTTCAAAGAGCAGGAACTCGCTGACTCCTTCAATCTTCAAATCACCCAGTCCTGGAAGAATTGCCAGCAAAGCAAAGTCTGGCACTTCTGGGAATCAAGACGAATGGGTGGTGACATTCTGGAAGAATTGACCCATCAGTCAACCCACCTATCTCTGGATCAATTGAAAGACCAAGTACGGCATGCAGTCACGAAGAGAACTCCCGCCGGATACTCCAATCACTTGGCCCGGGTGATGGATTTGCTGTCTATTGAGCCCGAACTGCAAAGGAGGCTCCTGATCCAGAAATCGAGGCTCTCAAGGACACAGTTCCTACAATGGTCCCTTGGCAAACTGGTGGGTCGTTAG
- a CDS encoding carbonic anhydrase, whose product MPTCPGAILDQLRAGHQRFLDGHSLHPHSDRLRMLEVEAAQSPVAAVLGCADSRVPVELLFDTGFGDLFVVRNAGTMSTVAAIASLEYAVSHLEVPVIVVLGHAACGAVAAAFDRELSLTPSLAQVVGQLRMELFSLGGEHNLEEACRHHTLNAARNLVDSSVMLTDRLRCGRLQVEAAYYNLHTTSIEWMGSVMAMPANRVL is encoded by the coding sequence ATGCCGACCTGTCCCGGTGCCATCCTCGACCAGCTGCGCGCCGGGCACCAGCGCTTCCTCGATGGCCATTCGCTCCACCCCCACAGCGATCGCCTGCGGATGCTGGAGGTGGAAGCCGCCCAGAGTCCCGTGGCGGCCGTGCTGGGCTGCGCCGATTCGCGGGTGCCGGTGGAGCTGCTGTTCGACACCGGATTCGGCGATCTGTTCGTGGTGCGCAACGCCGGCACGATGAGCACCGTGGCCGCCATTGCCTCGCTGGAGTACGCCGTCAGCCACCTGGAGGTGCCGGTGATCGTGGTGCTGGGCCACGCCGCCTGCGGTGCCGTGGCAGCGGCCTTCGATCGGGAGCTCAGCCTGACGCCGAGCCTGGCCCAGGTGGTGGGCCAGCTGCGCATGGAGCTGTTCAGCCTCGGCGGCGAACACAATCTGGAAGAGGCCTGCCGCCACCACACCCTCAATGCGGCCCGCAACCTCGTCGATTCCAGCGTCATGCTCACCGACCGGCTTCGCTGCGGACGGCTGCAGGTGGAGGCGGCCTACTACAACCTGCACACCACCAGCATCGAATGGATGGGTTCTGTGATGGCGATGCCAGCCAATAGAGTTCTTTGA
- a CDS encoding phosphoglucomutase/phosphomannomutase family protein → MASAPLPLEAGPIHFGTDGWRGILGVDITMERLLPVAAAAAQELAASAPAGLASREVVIGYDRRFLAPELAEAIGAAVRGADLVPVLATSPVPTPACSWAVVERAALGALVITASHNPAEWLGLKIKGPFGGSVEGDFTARVEHRLAAGGLSVPIPGATERFDAMGTYLAGLGAKIDVPALVRGLSAIGLQVIVDPMHGSAAGGLPSLLGEAGTAAGVIREIRSERDPLFGGHPPEPLAPYLGQLIAEVRQATAAGRPAVGIVFDGDGDRIAAVDEQGRFCSTQLLMPLLIDHLARARRLGGRVVKTVSGSDLMALVAADLGREVIEMPVGFKYIAAEMLSSEVLVGGEESGGVGFGIHLPERDALFAALLLIEALVEGGLPLGARLAALQERCGGASVYDRLDLRLPDMASRGRLEALLAQDPPQEVAGAAVMEVNRTDGVKLRMGPSHWLMLRFSGTEPLLRLYCEAPDADRVQAVLTWARQLAEAI, encoded by the coding sequence ATGGCCTCCGCCCCCCTGCCCCTTGAGGCCGGACCGATCCACTTCGGAACCGATGGCTGGCGGGGCATCCTCGGCGTGGACATCACCATGGAGCGCCTGCTGCCGGTGGCCGCCGCCGCCGCCCAGGAGCTGGCCGCCAGCGCCCCGGCGGGCCTGGCCAGCCGGGAGGTGGTGATCGGCTACGACCGGCGCTTCCTGGCGCCGGAACTGGCCGAAGCCATCGGCGCCGCCGTGCGGGGGGCCGATCTGGTGCCCGTGCTGGCAACCAGCCCCGTGCCCACGCCGGCCTGCAGCTGGGCGGTGGTGGAGCGGGCGGCCCTGGGGGCCCTGGTGATCACCGCCAGCCACAACCCGGCGGAATGGCTGGGCCTCAAGATCAAGGGACCGTTCGGGGGCTCGGTGGAGGGCGACTTCACCGCCCGTGTGGAGCATCGCCTGGCGGCGGGGGGCCTGAGCGTGCCGATCCCCGGCGCCACCGAGCGCTTCGATGCCATGGGCACCTACCTGGCCGGACTCGGCGCCAAGATCGATGTCCCGGCCCTGGTGCGGGGCCTGTCCGCCATCGGCCTGCAGGTGATCGTGGATCCGATGCATGGCTCGGCCGCCGGTGGGCTGCCGTCCCTGCTGGGCGAGGCGGGCACCGCCGCGGGTGTGATCCGGGAGATTCGCTCTGAGCGGGATCCGCTGTTCGGCGGCCACCCACCCGAACCGCTGGCGCCCTATCTGGGGCAGCTGATCGCCGAGGTGCGCCAAGCCACGGCCGCCGGTCGACCGGCGGTGGGCATCGTCTTCGATGGCGACGGCGACCGCATCGCCGCGGTGGACGAGCAGGGCCGCTTCTGCAGCACCCAGCTGCTGATGCCCCTGCTGATCGACCACCTGGCCCGGGCCCGCCGGCTGGGGGGCCGCGTGGTCAAGACCGTGAGCGGCTCCGATCTGATGGCCCTGGTGGCGGCCGACCTGGGCCGGGAGGTGATCGAGATGCCCGTCGGATTCAAGTACATCGCCGCCGAGATGCTCAGCAGCGAGGTGCTGGTGGGCGGAGAGGAATCGGGCGGGGTGGGCTTCGGCATCCACCTGCCGGAGCGGGATGCCCTGTTCGCGGCCCTGCTGCTGATCGAAGCCCTGGTGGAAGGGGGGCTGCCCCTCGGTGCCCGGCTGGCGGCCCTGCAGGAGCGCTGCGGTGGCGCCAGCGTCTACGACCGCCTCGACCTGCGCCTGCCGGACATGGCCAGCCGCGGCCGGCTGGAGGCGCTTCTGGCCCAGGATCCGCCCCAGGAGGTAGCCGGTGCCGCCGTTATGGAGGTGAACCGCACCGACGGCGTCAAACTGCGGATGGGGCCAAGCCACTGGCTGATGCTGCGCTTCTCCGGCACCGAGCCCCTGCTGCGTCTTTATTGCGAAGCCCCTGACGCCGACCGGGTGCAGGCGGTGCTGACCTGGGCGCGCCAACTGGCGGAGGCCATCTGA
- a CDS encoding 4'-phosphopantetheinyl transferase superfamily protein — MQCADSPVHAAIAPAAWPDPGGSLERPPWPSPGPDAAPLLLLLDQREPQLQALVGPLGDLLDPGERQRLRLLRRQEDGQRFLLARGALRQILGCWLGCDPAGLVLGAGPHGKPELFPQQAAGPGREGLPPQFNVSHSGDLILLGFHPLRPVGVDLEQRRPLPEWQGIARRCLPPGAVEAILALPEERRGDAFLAAWCRLEAGLKARGLGLFAGARTDGRAREGPDHWPVLLPEGYVGAAALA, encoded by the coding sequence ATGCAATGCGCCGATTCTCCCGTACACGCGGCGATCGCTCCGGCGGCCTGGCCTGACCCTGGCGGCAGCCTGGAGCGGCCACCCTGGCCCTCCCCCGGACCTGACGCTGCCCCCCTGCTGCTGCTGCTTGATCAACGCGAGCCGCAGCTCCAGGCGTTGGTCGGGCCCCTGGGGGATCTGCTGGATCCAGGCGAACGGCAACGCCTGCGTCTGCTGCGGCGCCAGGAGGATGGCCAGCGGTTCCTGCTCGCGCGAGGGGCGCTGCGGCAGATCCTGGGCTGCTGGCTGGGGTGCGATCCCGCCGGCCTGGTGCTGGGGGCGGGGCCCCATGGCAAGCCCGAGCTGTTCCCCCAGCAGGCCGCAGGGCCGGGGAGGGAAGGGCTGCCCCCCCAGTTCAACGTGTCCCATTCGGGGGATCTGATCCTGCTGGGGTTTCACCCGCTGCGGCCGGTGGGGGTGGATCTGGAGCAGCGACGGCCGCTGCCGGAGTGGCAGGGGATCGCCAGGCGCTGTCTGCCGCCTGGCGCCGTGGAAGCCATCCTGGCCCTGCCCGAGGAGCGGCGCGGCGACGCCTTTCTCGCCGCCTGGTGCCGGCTGGAGGCGGGCCTCAAGGCCAGGGGGCTGGGCCTGTTCGCAGGGGCGCGCACCGACGGGCGGGCCCGGGAGGGCCCGGATCACTGGCCCGTGTTGCTGCCGGAGGGGTACGTGGGCGCCGCGGCCCTGGCCTGA